The following proteins are encoded in a genomic region of Gadus macrocephalus chromosome 19, ASM3116895v1:
- the LOC132448017 gene encoding zinc finger and BTB domain-containing protein 7C has translation MSHHREEDLIGIPFPNHSSDILCSLNEQRRDGLLCDVVLIVRDQEYQTHRSVLAACSQYFKKLFTVATASDNHSNHGDHRQQQPQTAAAYEIDFVGAESLTAILEFAYTSTLTVTASNVKEILNAARLLEIPCIINVCLEIMDTGGGREGGGGGGEGGEEEEEDMEDDEDEEEEDDEEEEDEEDGSRKEEDEEGGSERSTRSPESRGEGTPRGREESPPPSTSQYHRHLHYRSNSNNNSSYELHANNRQSQSPDNTRGKQESTESRALKDFSIKSLLQDGLYPRIASALDKRQATFSPLLPSFYPSMWAAEISGFPQQLLEPGRHHHHHHLHHHNRHLHQQPHPHPHNGGPPRGRHYPPGSSAAPQLESSRPLDLAVKREVIKEEVKEEVTHSGAGVLHGDFLNELVGSGLVGGLGGSETPGVNGVGGSGSVAGGTPSLEGHVPLGQIKDEADFRSYLSFLSSASHLGALFPPWQLEEERKMKPKAAQQCPICNKVIQGAGKLPRHMRTHTGEKPYMCTICEVRFTRQDKLKIHMRKHTGERPYMCLHCNSKFVHNYDLKNHLRIHTGVRPYQCEHCYKSFTRSDHLHRHIKRQSCRVSRPRRGRKPAAWRATPGSVGNNGNNFLCQPAAVTTTTTSTSTTGVASNRTFEENGLLLGSPYAGVKALGGLAGVKGLMANRGRGQGFRGRGEEEKEEEAGELRGGAGRQRGMFSFTLAGDKVLSRSGFYAPPPDPWTVRLERPPPVPEPAN, from the exons ATGTCccaccacagagaggaggacctgaTCGGGATCCCCTTCCCCAACCACAGCAGCGACATCCTGTGCAGCCTGAACGAGCAGCGCCGCGACGGCCTGCTCTGCGACGTGGTGCTGATCGTCCGCGACCAGGAGTACCAGACGCACCGCTCCGTCCTGGCCGCCTGCAGCCAGTACTTCAAGAAGCTCTTCACCGTGGCGACCGCCTCCGACAACCACAGCAACCACGGGGACCATcgacagcagcagccgcagacGGCGGCCGCGTACGAGATTGACTTTGTGGGCGCCGAGTCGCTGACGGCCATCTTGGAGTTCGCCTACACCTCCACGCTGACGGTGACGGCGTCCAACGTCAAGGAGATCCTGAACGCCGCCCGCCTGCTGGAGATCCCGTGCATCATCAACGTGTGTCTGGAGATCATGGAcacgggaggagggagggaaggaggaggaggaggaggtgaaggaggagaggaggaggaggaggacatggaggacgacgaggacgaggaggaggaggacgacgaggaagaggaggacgaggaggacgggtcgaggaaggaggaggacgaggagggaggCAGCGAGAGGTCGACGCGGTCGCCGGAGAGCCGGGGCGAAGGGACGCCGCGCGGGAGGGAGGAGTCCCCGCCCCCGAGCACGTCGCAgtaccaccgccacctccactaccgcagcaacagcaacaacaacagcagctatGAGCTGCACGCCAACAACAGGCAGTCACAGTCGCCGGACAACACGAGAGGAAAACAG gagAGCACCGAGAGCCGCGCCCTGAAGGACTTCTCCATCAAGTCCCTCCTGCAAGACGGCCTGTACCCGCGCATCGCCTCCGCCCTGGACAAGAGACAGGCCACCTTCTCCCCGCTCCTGCCCAGCTTCTACCCCTCCATGTGGGCCGCCGAGATCTCCGGCTTCCCCCAGCAGCTGCTGGAGCCCGggcgacaccaccaccaccaccacctccaccaccacaaccgccacctccaccagcagcccCACCCGCACCCCCACAATGGAGGCCCACCCCGGGGCAGACACTACCCCCCCGGGTCCTCGGCGGCCCCCCAGCTGGAGAGCTCCAGGCCCCTGGACCTGGCTGTGAAGAGGGAGGTGAtcaaggaggaggtgaaggaggaagtGACGCA CAGTGGCGCCGGCGTGCTTCACGGTGACTTCCTGAACGAGCTGGTGGGCTCCGGCCTcgtggggggtctggggggttcTGAGACCCCCGGCGTGAACGGCGTTGGCGGCAGCGGGAGCGTCGCCGGGGGAACGCCGTCCCTGGAAGGCCACGTCCCGCTGGGCCAGATCAAAGACGAGGCCGACTTCCGCTCATACCTGAGCTTCCTCAGCTCGGCCTCCCACCTGGGGGCGCTGTTCCCCCCCtggcagctggaggaggagcgcaaGATGAAGCCCAAGGCTGCCCAGCAGTGTCCCATCTGCAACAAGGTGATCCAGGGCGCGGGGAAGCTGCCCCGGCACATGAGAACGCAcacgggggagaagccctacatgTGCACCATCTGCGAGGTCCGCTTTACCAG acAGGACaagctgaagatccacatgcGCAAGCACACGGGCGAGAGGCCCTACATGTGCCTCCACTGCAACTCCAAGTTCGTCCACAACTACGACCTGAAGAACCACCTGCGCATCCACACCGGCGTGAGGCCCTACCAGTGCGAGCACTGCTACAAGAGCTTCACGCGCTccgaccacctccaccgccacatCAAGAGACAGAGCTGCCGCGTGTCCCGCCCACGCCGGGGCCGCAAGCCCGCCGCCTGGAGGGCCACTCCAGGGAGCGTCGGCAACAACGGCAACAACTTCCTGTGTCAACCGGCTGCcgtgacgacgacgacgacgtcgACGTCGACGACGGGCGTGGCGTCAAACCGGACCTTCGAGGAGAACGGCTTGTTGCTGGGCTCGCCCTACGCGGGGGTCAAGGCTCTCGGCGGTCTGGCGGGCGTGAAGGGTTTGATGGCGAACAGGGGCAGGGGTCAGGGCTTTaggggcaggggg gaggaggagaaggaggaggaggcgggggagcTGAGGGGCGGAGCCGGGAGGCAGAGGGGTATGTTCTCCTTCACGCTGGCCGGAGACAAGGTGCTGAGCCGCTCGGGGTTCTACGCCCCGCCCCCCGACCCGTGGACCGTGCGGCTGGAGCGGCCGCCGCCCGTGCCCGAGCCTGCAAACTGA